The Streptomyces taklimakanensis nucleotide sequence CCCCGGCCGGGGGCGGGACGGGAAGGGGGCGCTCAGCCCTTCGAGGGCTCCGGGGGCGAACCGGCGGCGGCCGGAGGGGCGGCGGCCGGTGCGGCCGGTACCGACCCGTCCCGCGCGGCCGAGGCCGCCGCCGCCGCGGCCTCGCGCAACCGAACCCGCGAACGGTGTGCGTTGCGCAGCGCGTCCCAGGTCAGCACGCACAGCGCGATCCAGACGAGCGTGAACCCGGCCCAGCGCTCGGGAGGCATCTCCTCACCGAAGGCCAGGAGCCCCAGTAGGAACATCGAAGCGGGCGCCAGGTACTGGAGCAGGCCGATCGTCGACAGCGGCAGCCGTACGGCCGCACCACCGAAGAAGATCAGCGGCAGCGCGGTGGCCAGGCCGGCGCAGGCGAGCAGGGCCGTGTGTCCGGGGCCCGCGGTGGTGAAGGTGGACTCGCCCCTGGAGCCCAGGACGACCAGGACGGCGACGGCCGGCAGGAACTGCACGGCCGTCTCGGCGCCGAAGCCGGCCACGCCGTCCAGTCGGACGCCCTTCTTGAGCAGCCCGTAGAGGGCGAAGGAGACGGCCAGCGCGAGCGAGAGCCAGGGCAGCCGGCCGTAGGCCACGGTCATCACCACGACGGCGAGCGCGCCCAGCCCGACGGCCGCCCACTGCGCGGGCCGCAGCCGCTCGCGCAGCAGCAGCACCCCGAAGGCGATGGATATCAGCGGATTGACGAAGTACCCGAGCGACGCCTCGATGACCTTCTCCGCGGAGACGGCCCAGATGAACAGCCCCCAGTTGACCGATATCAGCGTGGCCGCGAGGGCGATCAGCCCGAGCCTGCGCGGCTCCCGCAGCAACGGCCGGATCCACGCCCAACGGCGCAGCACGGCGAGGATCACCAGGGCGGTGGGCAGCGACCACACCATCCGGTGCGCCAGCACCTCGATGGGGCCCGCGGGCTCCAGAAGGGCCCAGTAGAGCGGTAGGAAGCCCCACATCCCGTAGGCGGCGAAACCGAACAACAGACCCGTGCGCTGTTCGCCCTGCGACTCCAACGTTCCTCCTCCGTGTGATGGCCGACCGGCACAGGCCAACCAGACGAAGGTAACGCCGCGCACCCCGGTTGTCATTTCCGTTCCCGCGATACGGTGCTTACACGTGGTGTCACCGACCGTACGCGTGGCGCGCCCCCGCCGAACGCCCCCGCGCTCCGGCCCGGACACGGCCGGGGGCCGGCCCCGCCGCTGCGGAACCGGCCCCGGGAAACGCGGGTCTCGCGGAGGAGCGGGCCGTCAGCCCACCACCGTCCAGGTGTCCTTGCCCGCCAGGAGGGTGGAGAGGTCGCCCTTGCCCTGCTGGACGACGGCCTTCTCCAACTGCTCGGCCATCAGCGTGTCGTAGACCGGACGGCGCACGTCGCGCAGCACACCGATGGGCGTGTGGTGCAGGGTGTCGGCGTCGGCGAGCCGGGAGAGGGCGAACGCCGTCGTCGGGGACTCGGCGTGGGCGTCGTGCACCAGCACGCCCTCGGTGCCCTCCACCGTGACGTCGACGACCTTCAGGTCGCCGGTGGCCGGGTCGCGGACGACGCCCTTGGAGCCCAG carries:
- the rarD gene encoding EamA family transporter RarD, whose amino-acid sequence is MESQGEQRTGLLFGFAAYGMWGFLPLYWALLEPAGPIEVLAHRMVWSLPTALVILAVLRRWAWIRPLLREPRRLGLIALAATLISVNWGLFIWAVSAEKVIEASLGYFVNPLISIAFGVLLLRERLRPAQWAAVGLGALAVVVMTVAYGRLPWLSLALAVSFALYGLLKKGVRLDGVAGFGAETAVQFLPAVAVLVVLGSRGESTFTTAGPGHTALLACAGLATALPLIFFGGAAVRLPLSTIGLLQYLAPASMFLLGLLAFGEEMPPERWAGFTLVWIALCVLTWDALRNAHRSRVRLREAAAAAASAARDGSVPAAPAAAPPAAAGSPPEPSKG